Genomic segment of Vulpes vulpes isolate BD-2025 chromosome 16, VulVul3, whole genome shotgun sequence:
tgCGTGTGCTAGGAAAGcagttttcctgagttctgtgagccactctagcaaatcaATTAAACCTGAGAAGGGGGGTCATGGAACTTCCGATTTTTAGCCAATGGGTCAAAAGCCCAGGTGACCATGAGGCTTGTGACTGGCACCTGCGGTGGGGGCTTGCTGTAGTCTTATAGCACTGAGCCCTCAACCTGTGGGCTCTGACACATTTCCAGGTCCgaagtgtcagaattgaattgaactgTAGGACATGcagctggtgtcacagagaaTTGCTTGTCATGGGGGCAGTGACCCCCGACCTGTGTCAGGAGGGTGGGTGTGACTGTGGTGTGGGGTAGTGGGGACATGCAGGAGGGGAGCTAGGGTTTTCTATCTCAACAACACAGGCAGAAACTTAGTAGATTGTCTGCAAGTTTTTTTGTCTGAACTTGACCCTTTCTAGGTATCCTTAGTGTCTTTCAATTGTATTTAATCGGCTTTTGCCTCTTTGGCTACAGTTTTaatctcttcctgtgtctgcctGTAGGACTACCCCCTCCCAGTCGGCCTCCTGTCTCCGCGCATCCGTGAGGCCAGTTCCAATGGGCCAGCAAACCAGGCCCAGGCCTGAGTGTGGCTCTGCCACTTAGGAGATGACTGATTTAGCAGAAGCTGTTTATTCTAATCTTCTGCTTCTACACATGAAGGATACAGGCATCTACCTCGTTGGTTGGTGTGAGGATGAAATGGAAAGCATTTAACACCTTGCAATAAACTTTCTGAGTTCGTAAAAGTTAGCTGCTTTTACGGTCAACTTTCTTtacaaaaatctgaatttttggaAAAGACTGTATTAAGAGCAGACATTTCCCAGCCGCCTACGACTGAGTCTGCGCTTACTGTGTTGGGAAGCTCAGCATACAGCTGTCGTTCCCTTAGaactccttcttccttccttcattccttcttcaGGCATTTTCCCTTCGTCCTGCTGCCACTGTGGTTCCAGGCACAGGCTGTTTCTGGCGTGATCTATCAGGTCACGATCCAAGGCTAGATGCAGCCATAAAGGAAATCTCTAGCTGGGGGTTTGTCCAAACCAATGTGGACGCCAAGCCTTTGCTCTTCTTCCATAATGACAcactctattattttttcaaaacaaacagTAAAGATGAAAAAGCAGATTAATTTGGAGACTGTTTTTCATCCCAGTCTCTCGTATTTCAAACTAAGGGGGTTTTGTAGGAATTTGGGGGCTGCATTTCCCTGGTAGACCATTTGGAAAGAGGAGCCTAACCCTGGTTTCCACCTCAATCTGAGCTGTTTCCTTCctgcatctgcctttgcctttgtactttccttttccttaattcTTTCCTCCCAGCTTCATCTTGTTTGAATGCTCGTCCCTCATCATCCCTTCATGAAGCAGTTGATACCTCTGTGGTTGTCCTCTAACTGCTAATCAACCTCTTTGGCATAAAGAGCCACAGGAAAGGGTTTGGGTAGACCATTAGTGAAGGTCAAAGCTGGAAGGGCCCCGAGGTTCTTGAACTTTGTTCCCTACAACCCGAGGGGTCCATGGAGGTCCATGTGAACGTGATGGGGAAAAGAGGCTCAGGGGGTCCTCAGATTAATCACAGCATTTCTGCTTCATCTATTGTACATATGAGTggtcaacatacaaaaaaaaaaattaagaggcttgttctttttttttttttttaaatttttatttatttatgataggcacacagtgagagagagagagagaggcagagacacaggcagagggagaagcaggctccaagcaccgggagcctgatgtgggattcgatcccgggtctccaggatcgcgccctgggccaaaggcaggcgctaaaccgctgcgccacccagggatcccctcgttcttctttttaattgaaaatcaCAGACCTAGCTTGATGCTtacattttacaggtgagggaaCTGAGGGCCAACAGGAAGTTGTCACCTGTGGGCCACACACAGCTCCTGGGTGGATGGACTAAGGCCTCAAGGGCTCTTACATATCCAGAGAGAAGTAATTTAGGTGTTACTGTTTTCCCTACGTCAAAGAGGCAGTGGGTGTGGTCAGGCTCCTTCATCCTGACTGTTCCATGGAGGGGTTGTTGTTATGATGGGGGGAAGATGCTGGTGCTGGGGGAGGACTGTAAGATGGGGGAAAGGCTGGGTGTTTCTCATGTCAGTCTTGCTAGAATCTCTATTGTTTCATACTGGAGACACTTGACCCAAGATGCCTGATAAACTCTCTGGGGTGAATGTAGGCCAGACACGTCTTCCCACTTTCTGTTGTTGTCCAGGACCCCAGGGGGCCACACAGCCATTGGCCACATGTGCCAGCAGGTATGTGGGTGCCAGCTGTGCGAAGCTCAGAATCGCACTGCGAGAGGGATGTGTTCTCCACCAAGCCCTCTGTGTTCTGCCCCCCAAATGTCTTCTTAGCCATTGCTTCCTTGGCTCTTTGGATATTGTGACTTTctgagaaaaatgtttgaaaaggCTTTAGGTTTTAGGGAATTGCCAgtatctttcttgttttctggtATCAGTCAATGTCTACTATCATAAAAGGTGTGTGATCACCAGTCATGTCTCAAGGGTAAGACATAACCTGAGAAAGGATAGTCTTCCCAAGAAAGGAAGCTTTGGCATGGGGTACTAATGGGTCTGCCTTGTGCTGCTGTGTCCACTTGGAGGTGGATCAGTGATGACCTCACTCTGGCCTGGCTCTGAACATTCCAGGCCATGGGCTCCTGAGTTTCTGTAGCTTCTGCAGTGTCCAGTGGGGCACCACTAGTGCCATCAGAAATACTGACCCATTAGCCACAGACAAGAGGGCTTGTCTCAGTCTTACTCTGAGGAGAATGAATGAAGACTGGGGATGTTCTCATTCAGGCTTGCTTCCCACCGACATTTCCCACTGTCCCAGATGAGACAGGGACAGGCCATGACCAAGTTAAGTCCACTTACTACATTAAAAAGAAGTGCCATCTTCTATTAATTTAAGACAGGTAAGCTTCACAGTCTGGACATTTCCCAACCAGACGGGGCCAGAGCCAAGGGCAGCAATGACACCAGAAAGGGGTGGTAGCCGGCTACTGTTGGGCAGACGTATTACAAACCATATCCGGCATGGTTGAAAAtgggatacatttttaaaaatttatttatttgacacagagagagcatgaatcGGGGGgtggcaggctgagggagagggggaagcaggccccctgtggggagcccgatgtgggactcaatcccaggaccccagaatcacaccctgagccaaaggcagatgctcaaccactgaaacatCCAGGCGCTCtgaaaataggatatttttaGATCTAATCTTCTCATGTTAAATGTTTAGgtaatacatttaaagaaattatagtaGAGAAAACaactttgaatatttttcctttggcagaatagaaataagtaaatcatttctATCAATAAAGCTAAACTGTGTCCATCAAGGGAGCAGAGACGGGGCATTTGAAAAAGAATGGGTCTCAAGCTGGAAAACTGGGGCTCGCAGGGCAGGTGTGTGGCTTCTGGATGGCAGACAGCTGCTTCGAGGCGTGGCGTCTAGTGGCCAAAGCGTGGGGTTCTGAAGGCAAGTCAGCCCACGCTCTGTCACCAAAGCCATTTAACCTTTCAGAGActgttgccttattttttttttttctttttgttgccttattTTTCACATGGGTGGTGGGACTGTGCTCATGCTGGACCTCCTCATGCACCACCCTACAGTTTGTAGACAAAACAGGAATGAAGAAAGCTCCCATTCATCCACTCAACAGGAAGGGTTCAGATCGGGGTGGCCTCTGCCACGGCCCAGACTGCCACTGGGGTCCGCACCTCCGCTTCCCTCTCCATCCCGTGGCACACACGAGCAGGGCCCCCCACACAGCCAGCCAACCCCTACAGTCCTCTGTCAATAAGCCATGAACAAACCATACACAGAaagaagcttctttttttcttcaatttaattgaagttacttagaaaaataatcagGCTTGAATGGCTTTTCCTGGAGGAAGGTTCATGAACATTTCACGCTTCTGTTGGCAATGTGGAATTCAGCTTTCTTGAACAGTACAGTAAGATACAGGGAGAGTTTTCTAAAACAAGCCCTCTACTGCatacaaatatgtgaaaaataaaactcacactCCACGAAGATGTTAAGTTGTATGTGCAAACACCACAGTGAGCATGCTCACTGGAAAGTAGCACGGGCAGCCCCTTCTGTACTGACCAAGAGCAGCAAACCAAAATTGGCCTGTCAACCACCGAGGGGCAAGTTGGTGCTTGTGGGCCTGCAGCCTATTCGTGGGGCCCAGTCAGTCGATGAGAAAAGGCTGGAAGGAGCGCTGGTGttagaaatgggggtgggggtgccatgAGGTCAGTCCTGCTGACCCAGGAGGGGACCAGGGAAGGTCTGGTCCCCAGGATGGCATAGGCCAGTGCAGCCTGGAtcgttggggtgggggagggggggtgtcttCGAGAGGCGCCTGACACCAGCCAGGAGGACCCTGACCCTTGGCCTCTTGCTAGGTGAGCGCAGGGCCTTGCACCTGTTCTCCTGTGGGGTCCCAACCCCACCAGCTAACTGCGCCAGTGGCTTTTCTCCGGGAGCTTCGTCCGGCAGGAAGTAGCTCTAGTGCTGCCACACCTTTGCTACCAGGGGGGTGAAGCTCACCGGGTGGCCAGGGAGGAAGGTCCCCACGGAGACGCCACAGGTCAATAGACTGCCATCTTCCCAGACCGGCTGGGGAGGCGGGGCAGGAGGGTGGTCCAGAGAAGCTGCAGGAATTCAGACCCTGTGGCTAATATTCTAGAGTTTTCTAACCAAAGGGATAGGCTAAGCAGGGATGTCCTTGTAAATACTACCCTAAATGTACCTGGTTTTATAAACACAGCAGCACCTTTGAAAAGTGGCTTGGAGATGGGACATCTGCCTGTACTTTTCTCCAGCTAAGCATGCAATGAAAAGCGTTTTCaaacagttttctttaaaaaagaaaaaccaaaaaacagaaacacaagctTTTGCTTCCCAGGCACATTTTTACCCATGGATTCTTTTACACCAAGGACACAGAATTTTTTCTACATTCTGCCAAACagttgattcaattttttttgttaagtttttatgccattacaaaataaaatgtgaacataAAACACAAGGAGAAAGTCCCTCGTTGCAGAGCTACACGGACGTATTGTCCTGTGAGGACAGTCTTTCTCCGCTGGGAGGGGCGGGTGAAGGCGGGCACCCTGCCCGTGACACAAGCGAGCACACCCAACCCCACCCACCTAAGACGGTGGCGGGAACGCAGAACTCGGCTAAACCCACGGACTTTCCATCGGAAAACCAAAGCACACGGTGAACTATTCCAAACTCTGGAATTGAAGGAGCGCCCCTCAAGGCAACCTAGGCAACCTTGAGGAGTTAGGGGGCGACTCTGGGGTCTTatgcccccccacccaccccagacAACCTCCAGCTCCCTTCGGGAGGGATGCAGGATTGCCTAGGGTGGTATCCAGGACTAAAACCATTGCacttaaataaaagtttaattcaTTTGATAAAGTACCTCTGTTGCTACAAACCAGATGGAtgctgttttattgttttgttttgtagaagGGTCAGGGAAGTTGTTTTATCCTCGACGATCTCGGATACGCTAAATCGACCTAACTCAAGTGTATTCTGTGGAACGTCTCTGTGAAATCTGCAAAACAGAGTATCCTGGTCACATAAGTTCAGGAAATGCTACCAACTCAATGATGCTTTTGGGGGTTCATAATGCACAGCGCACACCTAAGGCTCTGAAAAGTCCTGTAGAGGGAAATTGGTTTGTTTCCCAGGGATATTTGACCTcaaaatgccttttttctttctttcctttctttctctctctttttttcttttctttcttccttttttttttttttttgcatcacaCTGACTTCACATCTCCTGAGAATCTCTGTTCTGTGGGGCATGTCAGGAAACGCTGCACAGTGTTTCATTAGCAGAAGCCCTATTTCTGAGGACAGTGTCCCTGCCTGCAAACAGGGCCCAGATCCCCAATTCCAGGGACAGCTGAGGTCTGTCACTCTATTCAGTAAAAGACACGGCATCATCTCTGTCCATGGAGGGCACAGTCACTGTGTCCTTCACAAAGGGGAGTGAGCTTGGAAGAAGGTACACATTTTATCAAAAGCTTTGGCCCCCTTCTCCCACACACACCTCACTCAAATTCAATAAAACCATATTCTAGGTGAGATGCGGCCGCTGCTGCTGAGCTGATCGTGAGTTTTACAACTTTAATAATTTCTgtgaataaattattcatttgtttgtttagaatATTCTCACCCTTTCGCTATATActgcatcaaaaacaaaacaaaaagcaaaacttacccacaccccctcccaccccaccccctattATTAGaactgtaattattattatatacagGATTTGCTACCAATTCATTCACTAGCTGTAAGAGGGATGTGGCTCAAACTTCAACTGAGGCATCACCATGGCCAGAAGTGAGAAGCATGTGAAGATGGTAATGAGTGAGGAGCAGGAGTGTTCCTGGCCTTCCGGAGGAAAGAGGGGCGTGGGGTCCAGCCACGGAAGGCTGTCCTTGCTGCTTGTGCATGGTACTCGCCACAGTGCCCACGGCCTCGGCTTCTGCAGGCTCtggagcatgtgtgcatgtgcagtgAGTGGATCCTGCTGTGACCTTGGCCAGAGAAAGGAGTGCGGGGCGACCGCCAACCGTGGGTGCTCTCATGCTTTCCGCAGCAGAGGAGAGAACACTCCCACGCGGAGGCTGATGTGACAGGAGGCGCTTGGTGAAGGTCCCCTTCCCACCCTTGCATGCTGTGCCCCGCGGGTCTGGTCCCGGGGCTTCCCCAGTACACTGGAGCGCACATGATGGGAAGCACTCTATCTTCTCCCATGTTGGACGGTGAGCCTGGATTACTCACCAAGTTAACTGGCCTGTTCTCAGTGTGGGGTTTTCAAAATTTGGGccagaggaaaatgcaaatttttaggGGTCCTGGACCTTTTGGGGTTGTTTAAAATGGTCTGGACCTCATGTCTAGTCCACGAATATGGGGGGTTTGCTAATTGTTGAGATGGATATCACGTCCACATAAAGcttcttgagggccgagactacTGGTTTTGTTAAATGCTCTATCCCCAGGGCCTACATTtaggcctggcacagagtagttGTTCAACAGATACTTGTTGACTATAAAGCAACAGTCACTTCACCATCACAACTGGCAGTGCCAGTTAAAAATTTTGTAGAAAAGCCTATTCTATCAGACTGCTAAttctggtgaaaaaaaaagaagaaaaaaaaaagctataatcaGCTCTTCTccttgggttaaaaaaaaaaaatcacattttttcttAGTGCGAAGGACTCTTGGGTTGCTCAGAATCTGTTTGGAATGGTCCCCTGCAAAGGTGCCTTTCtctatttatttctcacagactTCCAAGAATGGTGGCATCAACAGACATCACAATGGCTGTTATCACAGTTAACTCTGAGCGGTTAGTAAGGAGAACATTCACGCCCCCAAATGAGCTGTAGCAAGCGTAGAACAAAACACACATTTCTTCTGCAAAGACATTTGAATCTTGCTGCCACAAAAAGAAATCTATACAGAGACCATGtttaaataactataaataatattaattagaATTTATGGGATGCACAATTCATGGAATTCACCAGAGCACAAGGAAACCTTTAAGACAGTGTTGCAGGTAGGTATTTACGTCTAAACACAAGGACACCCATCCTATTCTCTTGCAAAGACAGCCGTCCTTCCCTACTAAGGATTTTAAATAATTCTCACCATGCTGCTCGCAGCATCATCCCCAAAGAAATATTACTTTACAAAATAACCCAATATCCATATAATtcttttgacaaataaaaatcttaaattaaaaagcacgatcctctccctctcccaccccctttATTCCAATTTCAGGTAGCTTGGCACTGAGTAATTGAACATTAAAAAATCGAGTTTGTAGACTTCATACAACTGCGTTTGGTGCTCTGAGCTGATGTTCTGGAAGAACTCTGTGGTCATTTCGTCAGTAGTTCTCGTAGACTTGGCATAGGTGGGGAACTTCAGGTAGCTGCCCACGCCCGCCAGCCGCAGAACGTAGTTCGAGTCCTCCTCCAGCGTCTCATACTTGCCCACGAGGTCGTAGTGGATGTGGCACGGGTGGCAGAGCGAGTGCACTGTCTGCCAGTGCTCGTTGAAAGGCTCCTCGCGCTGTGTGTGTGGGTCGATGAGATAGGCCACAAACTCCTCGAATCTGACATCGTCACCCCTGCGCAGCGCCTCCTGGGTGGCATTCTTGCGCTGGCGCCGGATGATCTTGGTGCCGTAGCGCTTGTGGAAGGACGTGTTGTATTTCTGTGTGAACTTGTTGCGGTAGGCCGACACCAGGCGCTCAAAGGGCTCCCGCACGAACAGGAACTTCATGTAGCTTTTCAAGCGGTGGTTGATTTCCGGGATGCTGTACTGGTTCAGGGTCTTGAGGTTGGCTGACACGTGCGCCTCGTTGGCCGGGATCTCCATGGGGTCACTGTACTTGCCCCGGCCCGTGAGCACCATCATGAGCCGCTTCCAGTTGGTACACGCCACCTTGGGCACGTAGCAGTAGATGAGCTCGTGGTCCTCGTCCACCACCAGATGCTTCAGGTCGTTGGGGGTCAGCACGCGCCGCTTGCGGCTCAGGGCGCTGTTGGCGCGACAGGTGTCCGTGACCTGGTCACGCCTCATCTGGTGCAGGATATTGGTGTTGGAGAGCTCCAGCTGTAGAGGGGACACAAGAGGAATATGAATTCAGTATGGGCGTGTGGTACGTGCCCTAGGCCACATCCGCAGCCGTGGTGGCCGGTGGCCGGCCCCCGGCACGGCTGGCTGGCAACCTAATTCTCCACCAGTTGCCTCGACTCTTTTTGTGTTGTCCCACCATGTTTCCTTTGTGGGGCAAGAATGAGGATCAAATCTGTAACTTACCCATCACCCTCTACGTGCCTGGCATTTTACTAGAGTGCTACGTTTTTCTGTTCTCTGTACAGTCACCCTGAAATgaggctgctttcacactaccaAGCACCTGCCACCATTGCCAGGTAGCATgctgccaggcactggggatgcGGTCATAAAAAGTACAGTGGGGTAACTGCCCCTTATCTAgctggaaagaaagagggaaccgaggcacagagaggttaagttactAGCTTGAGATCACACAGTGAGGGAGCAACAGACGCCGTATTCAAACTCAGGTTGTCCTGGCAATCAAGGTCACCCACTTTCTACTCTACCCTGAGGTCCAGTGCTCCCATCTTCTTGATTGAAGCATGGAGAGTCTGGCATTTGATCGATCTACAATGCAGTGGGGGGATCCCACTTCTCCACAAGCCCATCACTATGAACATCTTTTGCTCTGTGCTGCTTCTGGTACCAGTGCCTTGATGTTCCTCTGGGAATCCACTTTCCTCCTTGTCCTCTCAAGCAGCTGAGTTGTGAGAAGTCTGGAGCTTGGGAACAGGGAAGAGGGCCATCATGGAGGAAGGGCTAGACTGGGAATGCAGGGTacagagaaagatgagaagacagagggaCATCACCTGAACACCTAGGTCCATACATTGCTGAAAGCAGCCCCCTCAGGTCCTGGGCCTTTGTTACGTCAGTACATTTGCTGTTGTGCATAAAGCAGGGGGAGCCTGGATTACACCGGTGGTACCCAATGTATGGGTCTTTGCATTTACTGCCTTAGCTCTGTCCTTCTCGCTGCAGCCATCCATTGATGTATGCATTCAGACATCTGTCCAGACCTCACAGTGTACGAGGCCTCTGCTCCACACCCTTGGGAAACAGAACATTTTCCTAAAGGACTCACAGTCAAGAGTAGCTGCCAGATAGCTGGCGGCCTCAAAAGAGCCCAAAGGGAAGATGTGTGTGCTTCTCTAAATTTTAGGAACAAAAGTTTCTCCTCAAAGACCGTTCACTCCCAGTGTGAATCAGTTTTCACAGTCCACCTAGAACAGGAAACACAAGACCTCACTGCCTTGGTGTGCCAGCAACCCCACTGTTG
This window contains:
- the CHST11 gene encoding carbohydrate sulfotransferase 11 isoform X2 translates to MKPALLEVMRMNRICRMVLATCLGSFILVIFYFQIMRRNPFGVDICCRKGSRSPLQELYNPTQLELSNTNILHQMRRDQVTDTCRANSALSRKRRVLTPNDLKHLVVDEDHELIYCYVPKVACTNWKRLMMVLTGRGKYSDPMEIPANEAHVSANLKTLNQYSIPEINHRLKSYMKFLFVREPFERLVSAYRNKFTQKYNTSFHKRYGTKIIRRQRKNATQEALRRGDDVRFEEFVAYLIDPHTQREEPFNEHWQTVHSLCHPCHIHYDLVGKYETLEEDSNYVLRLAGVGSYLKFPTYAKSTRTTDEMTTEFFQNISSEHQTQLYEVYKLDFLMFNYSVPSYLKLE
- the CHST11 gene encoding carbohydrate sulfotransferase 11 isoform X1, with translation MKPALLEVMRMNRICRMVLATCLGSFILVIFYFQSMLHPVMRRNPFGVDICCRKGSRSPLQELYNPTQLELSNTNILHQMRRDQVTDTCRANSALSRKRRVLTPNDLKHLVVDEDHELIYCYVPKVACTNWKRLMMVLTGRGKYSDPMEIPANEAHVSANLKTLNQYSIPEINHRLKSYMKFLFVREPFERLVSAYRNKFTQKYNTSFHKRYGTKIIRRQRKNATQEALRRGDDVRFEEFVAYLIDPHTQREEPFNEHWQTVHSLCHPCHIHYDLVGKYETLEEDSNYVLRLAGVGSYLKFPTYAKSTRTTDEMTTEFFQNISSEHQTQLYEVYKLDFLMFNYSVPSYLKLE